In Agromyces sp. Leaf222, the genomic window GGATGGGCAACTCGGCGTTCTACTCGTTCGCCGCGCTCGCGATCACGCTCCTCGTGAGCATCCCGGCGGGGTACGCGCTCGCGCTCATCGAGTTCCGCGGTCGCCGGTTGCTGCTCGTGACCACGCTCATCGTGATGCTCATCCCGAACACGGCGCTGGTGCTCCCGATCTTCCTCGAGCTGAGCGCGGCGAAGCTCATCGGCAGCCCGCTCGCGGTGATCCTGCCGTTCTCGTTCTTCCCGTTCGGCGTGTACCTGACCTACATCTACTTCTCGACGGCCGTGTCGCGCGACCTGCTGAATGCCGCACGCATCGACGGCGCGGGCGAGCTGCGGGTGTTCGCGCAGGTGGCCATGCCGCTCGCGACACCGGTCATCGCGCTCGTCGGCTTCTTCAGCTTCGTGGCGAACTGGAACAACTACTTCCTGCCGTTCCTCGTCGTCGGCGGAACGAAGATCCCCGTGCAGGTCGGCCTCGCGAACCTGCTGGCCAACGTGCCGGCCTTCAACCCGACGACCGCATCGAGCATCGTGATCCAGCTGCCGACGCTGGCACTGGCGACGCTCATCTCGGTCGCCCCCATCCTGTTGATCTTCCTGTTCGCGCAGCGGTTCCTCGTCGAGGGCATGACCGCCGGCGGAACCAAGGAATGAGCGCGAGGCTGTCATGAAGATCACCGGATACCGCACGCTGACCGCCCAGCACCACTGGAAGCGCTCGATCGGCGACGCCAACGGGCACATCCCCGAGGCCGTCACCGAGGTGCCCATCGTCATCCTCGAGACCGACATCGGCCTCGAGGGCGTCGGGATCGGCTCGCACGCCGATCTCGAGCGGCTGTTCCCCGCGCTCGAGGGGGAAGATCCGCGGGGAGCAGCCGCCCTCTTCGACCGCATGCTCGCCCAGGTGTTCAAGAGCGGGCACGCCGGAGCGACCTACGGCGGCGTCGCCACCTTCGATGCCGCCGTCTGGGACCTCAAGGCGAAGGCCGCCGAAGAGCCGCTCTGGCGCCTGCTCGGCGGACGCGACCGCTTCGTGCCCGGCTACGCCTCAGGGCTGGACATCGCGCTCGACGACGAGGAGCTCGTCGCCTTCTACGCGGAGTTCGCCGAGCGCGGGTTCGTCGCGGGCAAGCTCAAGGGCGGCATCGACTTCGACGCCGACCTGCGTCGCCTCGGCATCCTCGCCGACGCCCTGCGCGGGAACACCAGCCGTCCCGGACTCATGCTCGACGCCAACGAGTCGTGGCAGGTCAAGCAGGCCGTGCGCTACGTGACCGCGCTCGAGGAGCACGTCGACCTGCTCTGGGTCGAGGAGCCGCTCCGGCGATGGGATGCCACCGGGCACGCCCGGCTCAGCAACGGCATCAGGGCCGCGGTCGCGACCGGAGAGAACCTCACCGGCGTCGACCAGTTCCGGCCCCTGTTCGACGCCGGGGCGCCCGACGTGGTGCAGGCGGGCGCGATCTGGGGCGTCTCGCACATCCACCGGCTCGCGCTCGCCGCGGCCGCCCGCGACCTGCCGATCAGCCCGGTCGGCTACAACGCCAACCCGGCGGTCGCACACGTGATGACGGCCGTGCCGAACCACCTGACGACCGAGGTGCAGGACGTGCGCTTCGCCGACGGCGTGCTCGTCGACCACGAGTTCGCCGACGGCGGCATCGTGCTGAGCGATGCGCCCGGCAGCGGCATCCGCATCGACGAGGCGCTCATCACCGAGCAGCGCGACGGCGGCGGCTGGGCCGACCCCGCCGGGCCGCACATGCGGCCGATGCGCGCGGGCCTGCGCGTCGTGCTCGACGGCGTCGAGCGCTGAGAAGGAGAACGGACACGATGGAACTCCGACCCGGCCTGCACCGGATCCAGGCCCCGCTCGGCGAGCGCTTCGTCGCGCTCTACCTGCTCGAGGGCGACGACGCCGCCCTGCTCGTGGACACCGGGGTGCGTGAGAGCGTCACCGACACGTTGCTGCCGTACCTCGATGCCGCCGGCATCCCGCGCGAGAAGCTGCGGTGGGCGGTCGACACGCACTGCGACTTCGACCACACGGGCGGCAACGGCGCGCTGAAGGCGGCGATCCCCGGCGTGCAGATCGTCGCGCACGAGCTCGACGCCCCGCTCGTCGAAGACGTGCAGCGACTCATCGACGAGCGCTACGGCGAGTTCCGCGACACCGACGGGTTCGACGACCCGCCCGAGACGACGGCGTACCTGCGGAGCGTCTCCGACCTCGTGCCGGTCGACGTGCGCGTCTCCGGCGGCGAGGAGTTCGACCTCGGCGGACGCCGCGTGCGCGTGCTCCACGTGCCGGGCCACAGCCCGGGCCACGTCGCCATCCACGACGCCGAGAACCGTGCGCTGCTCATCGGCGACGCCACGCTCGGCACGACCGTGCCCTTCGCCGACGGCCGCGCCGCGTTCCCGCCGACCTACCGCGACGTCGATCCGTACGTCGAGAGCCTGCGGGCGTTCCGCGCGCTCGACGCCGACCTGCTGCTCACCGCGCACTACCCGGTCTACGAGGGCGACGGCGTCGCCGCCTTCCTCGACGGGAGCGAGGCCTACACGCAGCGCATCGACGAGGTCGTCTCCGCGCTGCTCGCCGAGCGCACGGAGCCGGCGACCACCCTCGAGCTCGTGCGCGCCGCGGGCGCCGAGCTCGGCCCATGGGGCCCGGATGCGCTCGACTACGCCGTGTTCCCCGTGACGGGCAACCTCGAGCGGCTCGAACGACGCGGACTCGCGACATCCGCCATCGAAGCCGACGGACGACGCACCTGGCGGTGGGTTCGATGAGC contains:
- a CDS encoding carbohydrate ABC transporter permease, whose amino-acid sequence is MTTRTIVTNGAPRRRERHALSPGQWIGRAVVVLVLLVVAAFFVLPIIWLLLAPTKTNDQLLLDGPFAFGSFEQLAANWNELFAFGSGVFTTWMGNSAFYSFAALAITLLVSIPAGYALALIEFRGRRLLLVTTLIVMLIPNTALVLPIFLELSAAKLIGSPLAVILPFSFFPFGVYLTYIYFSTAVSRDLLNAARIDGAGELRVFAQVAMPLATPVIALVGFFSFVANWNNYFLPFLVVGGTKIPVQVGLANLLANVPAFNPTTASSIVIQLPTLALATLISVAPILLIFLFAQRFLVEGMTAGGTKE
- a CDS encoding mandelate racemase/muconate lactonizing enzyme family protein; protein product: MKITGYRTLTAQHHWKRSIGDANGHIPEAVTEVPIVILETDIGLEGVGIGSHADLERLFPALEGEDPRGAAALFDRMLAQVFKSGHAGATYGGVATFDAAVWDLKAKAAEEPLWRLLGGRDRFVPGYASGLDIALDDEELVAFYAEFAERGFVAGKLKGGIDFDADLRRLGILADALRGNTSRPGLMLDANESWQVKQAVRYVTALEEHVDLLWVEEPLRRWDATGHARLSNGIRAAVATGENLTGVDQFRPLFDAGAPDVVQAGAIWGVSHIHRLALAAAARDLPISPVGYNANPAVAHVMTAVPNHLTTEVQDVRFADGVLVDHEFADGGIVLSDAPGSGIRIDEALITEQRDGGGWADPAGPHMRPMRAGLRVVLDGVER
- a CDS encoding MBL fold metallo-hydrolase encodes the protein MELRPGLHRIQAPLGERFVALYLLEGDDAALLVDTGVRESVTDTLLPYLDAAGIPREKLRWAVDTHCDFDHTGGNGALKAAIPGVQIVAHELDAPLVEDVQRLIDERYGEFRDTDGFDDPPETTAYLRSVSDLVPVDVRVSGGEEFDLGGRRVRVLHVPGHSPGHVAIHDAENRALLIGDATLGTTVPFADGRAAFPPTYRDVDPYVESLRAFRALDADLLLTAHYPVYEGDGVAAFLDGSEAYTQRIDEVVSALLAERTEPATTLELVRAAGAELGPWGPDALDYAVFPVTGNLERLERRGLATSAIEADGRRTWRWVR